In Prunus dulcis chromosome 2, ALMONDv2, whole genome shotgun sequence, a single genomic region encodes these proteins:
- the LOC117618180 gene encoding F-box/kelch-repeat protein At3g06240-like: protein MKSGCDYLLVHSGNRDCLSVFCPETYAKCLELNLPRHKSGSSFHIYGSCNGLLCISDNTMKRTYLWNPSIRKFKRLPKSLNRDKYRYSIATIALGFGLDVGGNDYKVVRIASFSHGICVEVYSLRLDSWRIINALPPVTSDVWNEKWAYLNGVVYWIVQEFSPDWRDIISFDMENEVFQRIMLPDRLLTVTDSISIRVLEKSLSLFHHRKDWDRGYRYYYDIWVLAMDSWKMIRTIPLPAKGKIAWPLAFTANGGVHFTMRYENWQHRKLRVVRS, encoded by the coding sequence ATGAAAAGTGGTTGTGATTATTTACTTGTGCACTCTGGTAATCGAGATTGCTTGTCGGTCTTTTGTCCTGAAACATATGCTAAGTGTTTGGAGTTAAATCTTCCTAGGCATAAGAGTGGTTCCTCTTTCCACATTTATGGTTCCTGCAATGGATTGCTTTGTATATCTGATAATACTATGAAGCGTACATATTTATGGAATCCATCAATCAGGAAGTTCAAGAGACTTCCCAAAAGTCTCAATCGTGACAAGTATCGTTACAGCATCGCTACCATTGCTCTTGGGTTTGGACTCGATGTTGGTGGAAATGACTACAAAGTTGTGAGAATTGCGAGTTTTTCGCACGGCATATGTGTCGAGGTTTACAGCCTTAGGTTGGATTCTTGGAGAATAATCAATGCGCTTCCCCCTGTGACAAGCGACGTTTGGAATGAGAAATGGGCTTACTTGAATGGAGTTGTGTATTGGATTGTACAGGAGTTTTCTCCAGATTGGAGAGACATCATTTCTTTTGATATGGAGAATGAGGTTTTCCAAAGGATTATGCTTCCTGATAGACTGCTCACAGTGACAGATTCAATTTCCATTAGGGTGTTGGAGAAATCACTTTCTTTGTTCCATCATAGAAAAGACTGGGATCGTGGGTACCGTTACTACTATGACATATGGGTTCTGGCAATGGATTCCTGGAAAATGATTCGCACGATTCCTCTTCCGGCAAAGGGAAAAATTGCATGGCCATTGGCATTTACAGCAAATGGCGGTGTTCATTTTACAATGAGATACGAAAATTGGCAACACAGAAAGTTAAGAGTTGTACGATCCTAA
- the LOC117619492 gene encoding zinc finger CCCH domain-containing protein 48-like gives MATKVVRRHTNRPERSVYARPAGGPSKTVCAFWAAGRCTREFCRFLHADAPPSSINPQISKKSSLVWTKEGTATGKGNACNATQKRNAPQKSNSPQKINAPQESNAPQKINAPHESNAPQKSNAAQKSNPTPKNVCKFWVDGNCVKGDRCLYLHNWFRGEGFSMLAKLQGHTKAVTGIALPERTNKLYSTSKDGTARVWDCHTGECGSVIDLGGEAGSLISEGPWVFAGVPNLVKVWNTETNSEFNLDGPVGQVYAMVVGNEMLFAGTQNGDICVWKGSTETNPPFYPAATLKGHTGAVVCLTVGRNRLYSGSVDHTIKVWDLYTLQGVLTLNGHSGAVMSVLCWDQFLLSCSLDDTIKVWAATEGGGLEVTYTHNEEQGVLDLAGMTDAESKPILLSSCNDNSVRIYELPSFTERGRLFAKQEVRTVEVGPGGLFFSGDATGLFSVWKWMDPPAVKVESS, from the exons ATGGCCACTAAGGTAGTGAGGAGGCACACCAATAGACCAGAAAGATCAGTGTATGCTCGACCTGCAGGAGGACCTTCAAAAACTGTTTGCGCCTTTTGGGCTGCTGGAAGGTGCACAAGGGAATTCTGTCGTTTTCTGCACGCGGATGCACCGccttcatccataaaccctcAAATTTCAAAGAAGTCGTCTCTTGTTTGGACGAAGGAAGGAACTGCCACCGGAAAGGGCAATGCATGCAATGCTACTCAGAAAAGAAATGCTCCTCAGAAAAGCAATTCTCCTCAGAAAATCAATGCTCCTCAAGAAAGCAATGCTCCTCAGAAAATCAATGCTCCTCACGAAAGCAATGCTCCTCAGAAAAGCAATGCTGCCCAGAAAAGCAATCCTACTCCAAAAAATGTCTGCAAGTTCTGGGTAGATGGAAATTGTGTGAAAGGTGATCGATGCCTGTATTTGCATAACTGGTTCCGTGGTGAGGGGTTCTCCATGTTGGCAAAGCTCCAAGGGCACACGAag GCTGTCACTGGTATTGCCCTTCCTGAACGAACTAACAAGCTTTATTCAACCAGTAAAGATGGAACAGCCAGAGTTTGGGACTGCCATACTGGTGAATGTGGCAGTGTGATTGATCTTGGTGGTGAAGCAGGTTCTTTAATTAGTGAGGGCCCATGGGTTTTTGCTGGTGTACCAAATCTTGTTAAG GTTTGGAATACTGAGACAAATTCTGAATTCAACCTGGATGGACCTGTTGGCCAAGTGTATGCTATGGTGGTTGGTAATGAAATGCTTTTCGCCGGGACACAG AATGGTGATATATGTGTGTGGAAAGGTAGCACTGAAACTAATCCGCCATTTTATCCTGCTGCAACTCTGAAGGGCCACACTGGTGCTGTGGTATGTTTAACTGTTGGACGCAACAGGCTTTACTCGGGTTCTGTGGACCATACAATTAAG GTGTGGGACCTTTATACTTTGCAGGGTGTTCTGACACTAAATGGGCATTCTGGTGCTGTGATGTCTGTTCTTTGCTGGGATCAGTTCTTGCTCTCATGCTCACTGGATGACACGATAAAGGTGTGGGCTGCCACTGAAGGAGGCGGTTTGGAAGTGACCTACACTCACAACGAAGAGCAGGGTGTTCTTGATCTTGCCGGAATGACAGATGCAGAAAGCAAGCCAATCTTGCTTTCTTCTTGCAATGATAATTCTGTCCGCATATATGAACTGCCATCATTCACTGAAAGAGGCAGATTATTTGCAAAACAAGAAGTTCGGACGGTCGAGGTAGGACCTGGAGGACTATTCTTCAGTGGGGATGCAACTGGTCTCTTTTCTGTTTGGAAGTGGATGGATCCTCCCGCCGTCAAAGTGGAGTCTTCATGA